The following are encoded together in the Salmonella enterica subsp. enterica serovar Choleraesuis genome:
- a CDS encoding arginine ABC transporter substrate-binding protein: MKKYLLAALISAAAFGANAADKISFGSSATYPPFESLDSSNQIVGFDIDLAKALCKQMQADCTFTNQAFDSLIPALKFRKFDAVISGMDITPERSKQVAFTTPYYANSAIVIAKKGQYSSLEQLKGKRLGMENGTTHQKYLQDKHPEIKAVAYDSYQNAFIDLKNGRIDGVFGDTAVVNEWLKTSPQLAKVGDHITDKQYFGTGLGIAVRPDNKALLQKLNTALEAIKADGTLKQINDKWFPE; this comes from the coding sequence ATGAAAAAGTATCTTTTGGCCGCGCTGATTTCAGCGGCTGCTTTTGGCGCTAATGCGGCTGATAAAATCAGCTTCGGTTCCTCGGCAACGTATCCCCCTTTTGAATCACTGGATTCCAGCAATCAAATAGTGGGCTTCGATATCGATCTCGCTAAAGCCTTATGTAAGCAGATGCAGGCCGACTGTACTTTCACTAACCAGGCATTCGACAGCCTGATTCCTGCGCTGAAATTCCGCAAATTTGATGCCGTTATCTCAGGCATGGATATCACACCTGAGCGTAGCAAGCAGGTCGCTTTCACCACCCCTTATTACGCAAACTCAGCTATTGTCATCGCGAAAAAGGGCCAGTACAGCTCCCTTGAGCAACTGAAGGGTAAACGGCTAGGCATGGAAAATGGCACCACCCACCAGAAATACCTCCAGGATAAGCACCCGGAAATAAAAGCAGTAGCGTATGACAGCTATCAGAACGCATTTATCGACCTGAAAAATGGCCGTATTGACGGTGTGTTTGGTGATACTGCGGTAGTCAATGAATGGTTGAAAACCAGCCCGCAGCTGGCAAAAGTCGGCGATCACATTACCGATAAACAATATTTTGGTACCGGCCTTGGCATTGCCGTGCGCCCGGATAACAAAGCGCTGTTACAGAAGCTGAACACGGCACTGGAAGCAATTAAGGCCGACGGCACGCTCAAGCAGATTAACGATAAGTGGTTCCCGGAGTAA
- the rlmC gene encoding 23S rRNA (uracil(747)-C(5))-methyltransferase RlmC, whose product MQCALYDAGRCRSCQWLPHPYSTQLAMKEDELRTLLADCAVQEWNTPVSGPLVAMRNKAKMVVSGSVERPLLGMLQRDGTPQDLCECPLYPAGFAPVFAVLKTFIARAGLTPYNVERRRGELKFLLLTQSTLDGAMMLRFVLRSETKLAQLRAALPWLQSQLPQLKVISANIQPVHMAILEGEQEILLTEQRALEENFNGVPLWIQPKGFFQTNPVVASELYATARDWVSALGIQSMWDLFCGVGGFGLHCARPGMTVTGIEISPEAIACAQKSAQMMGFEGLKFEALDSTGFATGQQQVPELVLVNPPRRGIGAELCVWLSQMAPQYIVYSSCNARSMAQDLARLEGWRVVKVQLFDMFPHTAHYEVLALLERSA is encoded by the coding sequence ATGCAATGCGCACTCTATGACGCCGGGCGCTGCCGTTCTTGTCAGTGGCTCCCACATCCTTATTCCACTCAGCTTGCCATGAAAGAGGATGAGCTGCGCACGCTGCTGGCAGATTGCGCAGTACAAGAGTGGAACACGCCGGTGTCTGGCCCGTTAGTGGCAATGCGTAATAAAGCTAAAATGGTGGTCAGCGGCAGCGTGGAGAGGCCGCTTCTGGGCATGTTGCAACGTGATGGTACACCTCAGGATTTATGCGAATGCCCGCTGTATCCTGCCGGATTTGCACCAGTTTTTGCGGTGCTAAAAACTTTTATCGCCAGAGCCGGGCTCACTCCCTATAACGTTGAACGGCGACGTGGCGAGCTGAAGTTTTTGTTACTGACGCAAAGCACACTCGACGGTGCAATGATGCTGCGTTTTGTATTGCGCTCTGAGACTAAATTGGCGCAATTGCGCGCCGCTCTGCCGTGGCTGCAGTCTCAGCTGCCTCAGCTCAAAGTTATCTCAGCCAATATTCAGCCAGTGCATATGGCTATTCTGGAAGGTGAGCAGGAGATCCTGTTAACCGAGCAGCGGGCGCTGGAAGAAAACTTCAACGGCGTGCCGCTGTGGATCCAGCCTAAGGGATTCTTCCAGACCAACCCGGTTGTGGCTTCAGAACTCTATGCCACTGCCCGTGACTGGGTATCAGCGCTCGGCATTCAATCGATGTGGGATCTGTTTTGTGGGGTAGGGGGTTTTGGCCTGCACTGCGCGCGGCCTGGAATGACGGTGACCGGTATCGAAATCAGCCCTGAGGCTATTGCCTGCGCCCAAAAATCAGCTCAGATGATGGGTTTTGAAGGTTTGAAATTCGAAGCTCTGGATTCTACCGGCTTTGCAACCGGACAGCAGCAGGTACCGGAGCTGGTGCTGGTTAATCCGCCGCGCCGGGGAATTGGCGCAGAGCTCTGTGTCTGGTTAAGCCAGATGGCGCCGCAGTATATCGTTTATTCCAGCTGTAATGCCCGCTCGATGGCGCAGGATTTAGCGCGGCTTGAGGGCTGGCGGGTTGTCAAGGTGCAGCTGTTCGATATGTTCCCGCATACTGCACATTATGAAGTTCTGGCGCTGCTGGAACGCAGCGCCTGA
- the ybjO gene encoding inner membrane protein YbjO, translating into MATIFKSHHSGHARLNPPVLVIIAGIGIISTRCLDLLMIFNMLGLRGLMDLIHRSVQTWSLTFVMLSSLLLLFIQFRCAFVVMRGRSWGRWVFLLTQIIVTGYLWAASLGYGYPELFSIAGSSEREILRSLITQKLPDILVLGLLFIPASSRRFFRLQ; encoded by the coding sequence TTGGCAACCATATTTAAATCTCATCATTCCGGGCATGCCCGGCTTAATCCACCGGTACTGGTTATCATTGCCGGAATTGGCATTATTTCTACGCGTTGCCTCGATCTATTAATGATCTTTAATATGCTGGGCCTGCGCGGGCTTATGGATCTTATCCATCGCAGCGTGCAGACCTGGAGCCTGACCTTCGTGATGTTATCCAGCCTGCTGCTGCTATTTATTCAGTTCCGCTGTGCGTTTGTCGTAATGCGGGGTCGCAGTTGGGGGCGCTGGGTATTTTTGCTGACCCAGATTATCGTGACCGGCTATTTATGGGCGGCATCGTTGGGCTATGGCTATCCAGAGCTGTTTAGTATCGCCGGAAGTAGCGAGCGTGAAATACTGCGCAGCCTGATAACTCAAAAGCTTCCCGATATTTTGGTACTCGGTTTGCTATTTATTCCCGCCTCCAGCCGGCGCTTTTTCCGGCTACAGTAA
- a CDS encoding putrescine ABC transporter permease PotI, with protein sequence MNELPVIRSPWRTLILVVGFTFLYAPMLMLVIYSFNSSRLVTVWAGWSTQWYSALFHDSAMMSAVGLSLSIAALSASMAVVLGALAALILVRFGRFRGSNGFAFMMTAPLVMPDVITGLSLLLLFVALGHTLGWPAERGMLTIWLAHTTFCSAYVAVVINARLRELDKSIEEAALDLGATPLKVFLLITLPSILPAIISGWLLAFTLSLDDLVIASFVSGPGATTLPMLVFSSVRMGVNPEINALASIILGVVGIIGFIAWWLMARAEKQRLLDIRRARGQ encoded by the coding sequence ATGAATGAATTACCGGTTATTCGTTCGCCGTGGCGCACGCTGATTTTGGTGGTTGGGTTTACTTTCTTGTATGCCCCGATGCTAATGCTGGTCATCTACTCGTTTAACAGCTCTCGCCTGGTAACGGTATGGGCCGGCTGGTCGACTCAGTGGTACAGCGCGCTGTTCCATGACAGTGCAATGATGAGTGCCGTAGGGCTAAGCCTTTCCATTGCCGCGCTGTCGGCGTCGATGGCGGTGGTATTGGGGGCGCTGGCGGCGCTGATTCTGGTGCGGTTTGGGCGTTTTCGTGGCTCGAACGGCTTCGCCTTTATGATGACTGCGCCACTGGTTATGCCGGATGTCATCACCGGTTTGTCTTTGCTGCTGCTGTTTGTGGCGCTGGGCCATACCCTGGGCTGGCCCGCCGAGCGCGGCATGCTGACTATCTGGCTGGCGCATACTACTTTTTGCAGTGCCTATGTGGCTGTGGTTATCAACGCCCGGCTGCGGGAGCTGGATAAATCCATCGAGGAGGCTGCGCTGGATTTAGGGGCTACGCCGCTGAAAGTGTTTCTGCTCATCACGCTGCCGAGCATTCTCCCGGCCATTATTTCCGGCTGGCTGCTGGCGTTTACGCTCTCTCTGGATGATCTGGTTATTGCCAGCTTTGTGTCGGGGCCGGGAGCGACCACGCTGCCTATGCTGGTGTTCTCCAGCGTAAGGATGGGGGTCAATCCGGAGATAAACGCGCTGGCATCTATTATCCTCGGCGTGGTCGGAATTATCGGTTTTATCGCCTGGTGGCTGATGGCTCGCGCGGAAAAGCAGCGGTTGCTCGATATCAGACGTGCAAGGGGGCAATGA
- a CDS encoding putrescine ABC transporter permease → MAIIHNDPPAVSQPKGFGLWLGKLQQKHGRKLVIALPMLWLTCLFMLPFLMVFKISLSEIARAIPPYSDLVSWADGQLSVVLNLGNYLQLTEDPLYIEAWLQSLQVAAVSTLCCLVLGYPLAWAVAHSKPSTRNILLLLVILPSWTSFLIRVYAWIGILKENGILNNVLMSLGIIDTPLAILHTNLAVYIGIVYAYLPFMVLPIYTALVRIDYSLVEASLDLGARPLKTFFQVVVPLTKGGIIAGSMLVFIPAVGEFVIPELLGGPDSIMIGRVLWQEFFNNRDWPVASAVAITMLVILIAPIMWFHKHQNKVQEAG, encoded by the coding sequence ATGGCGATTATTCATAATGACCCACCGGCGGTAAGTCAGCCGAAAGGTTTTGGACTGTGGCTGGGTAAGCTCCAGCAAAAACACGGGCGTAAGCTGGTTATCGCGCTGCCGATGCTATGGCTGACTTGCCTGTTTATGCTGCCATTTTTAATGGTATTTAAGATAAGCCTGTCGGAAATTGCCCGCGCTATTCCTCCTTATAGCGATTTGGTTAGCTGGGCTGATGGCCAGCTCTCTGTGGTGCTGAACCTGGGCAACTATCTGCAACTGACCGAGGACCCACTCTATATTGAGGCCTGGTTACAGTCACTGCAGGTAGCGGCGGTGTCAACTCTGTGCTGCCTGGTGCTGGGCTACCCTCTGGCCTGGGCTGTGGCCCACAGTAAGCCGTCCACGCGCAATATTCTGCTGTTGCTGGTGATTCTGCCCTCCTGGACGTCGTTCTTAATCAGGGTTTACGCCTGGATAGGTATCCTGAAAGAGAATGGAATACTGAATAACGTGTTGATGAGTTTGGGTATTATCGATACACCGCTGGCTATTTTGCATACCAACCTGGCGGTCTATATCGGTATTGTTTATGCCTATCTGCCGTTTATGGTACTGCCGATTTATACCGCGCTGGTGCGTATTGACTATTCACTGGTGGAGGCCTCTCTCGATTTAGGCGCAAGGCCGCTGAAAACCTTCTTCCAGGTTGTGGTTCCTTTGACTAAAGGCGGCATCATCGCTGGTTCAATGCTGGTGTTTATTCCGGCGGTGGGAGAGTTCGTTATTCCGGAACTGTTAGGCGGCCCGGATAGCATCATGATAGGCCGGGTACTGTGGCAGGAATTCTTTAATAACCGCGACTGGCCGGTGGCATCGGCGGTGGCGATAACCATGCTGGTTATCCTGATTGCACCCATTATGTGGTTCCACAAACATCAGAACAAAGTGCAGGAGGCAGGCTGA
- the potG gene encoding putrescine transport ATP-binding protein PotG produces the protein MNETIARHQAKSRKALTPLLEIRNLTKSFDGQHAVDDVSLTIYKGEIFALLGASGCGKSTLLRMLAGFEPPTSGQIVLDGVDMSAVPPYLRPINMMFQSYALFPHLTVEQNIAFGLKQDKLPRGEIAARVAEMLTLVRMDEYAKRKPHQLSGGQRQRVALARSLAKRPKLLLLDEPMGALDKKLRDQMQLEVVDILERVGATCVMVTHDQEEAMTMAGRIAIMNRGKFVQIGEPEEIYEHPTTRYSAEFIGSVNVFEGLLRERKEEGLIIDAPGLVHPLLVDADASVVEGVPVAVALRPEKIMLCEEPPADGNNFAVGEVVHIAYLGDLSIYHVRLNSGQMISAQLQNASRYRKGAPTWGDEVKLCWDAQSCVVLTV, from the coding sequence GTGAATGAAACTATTGCTCGCCACCAGGCAAAATCCCGTAAAGCGCTGACTCCGTTACTGGAGATCCGTAACCTGACCAAATCCTTCGACGGCCAGCACGCCGTTGATGACGTTAGTCTGACTATTTACAAGGGCGAGATCTTTGCTCTGCTGGGCGCATCAGGGTGCGGGAAGTCGACCCTGTTGCGAATGCTGGCAGGGTTTGAGCCACCGACCAGCGGCCAGATAGTGCTGGATGGCGTTGATATGTCGGCGGTGCCGCCTTATCTGCGTCCGATTAATATGATGTTCCAGTCCTATGCGTTATTCCCGCATCTTACCGTTGAGCAAAATATCGCTTTTGGCCTGAAACAGGACAAATTGCCGCGCGGGGAAATTGCCGCCAGGGTAGCCGAAATGCTGACGCTGGTGCGGATGGATGAGTACGCCAAACGTAAACCTCATCAGCTCTCTGGCGGACAGCGTCAGCGCGTCGCCCTGGCCCGTAGCCTGGCGAAACGTCCGAAGCTATTGCTTTTGGATGAGCCGATGGGGGCGCTGGATAAGAAATTGCGCGATCAAATGCAGCTTGAGGTGGTGGATATTCTCGAGCGGGTCGGGGCTACCTGCGTCATGGTCACTCATGACCAGGAAGAGGCAATGACCATGGCCGGGCGTATCGCCATTATGAACCGCGGTAAGTTTGTGCAGATTGGCGAGCCGGAAGAGATTTACGAGCATCCGACTACCCGCTATAGCGCGGAGTTTATCGGCTCGGTGAATGTTTTCGAGGGGCTGCTGCGCGAACGAAAAGAAGAAGGACTGATTATTGACGCTCCGGGCCTGGTTCATCCGCTGTTGGTTGATGCCGATGCTTCGGTGGTAGAAGGGGTGCCGGTAGCCGTGGCACTCAGGCCTGAGAAAATTATGCTGTGCGAGGAGCCGCCGGCGGATGGCAATAACTTTGCGGTGGGTGAAGTGGTGCATATTGCCTATCTTGGCGATCTCTCTATCTATCACGTTCGCCTTAATAGCGGCCAGATGATAAGCGCACAGCTTCAGAACGCCAGCCGTTACCGTAAAGGCGCGCCAACCTGGGGTGATGAGGTCAAGCTGTGTTGGGATGCTCAAAGCTGCGTAGTGCTGACGGTCTAA
- the potF gene encoding putrescine-binding periplasmic protein produces MPIPVKSWLSGVITGVLMAGSASVMAAEQQTLHIYNWSDYIAPDTLKNFTKETGIKVVYDVFDSNEVLEGKLMAGSTGYDLVVPSSSFLERQSQAGIFEPIDKSKLPNYKNLDPEMLKLAAQNDHDNKYGVPYMQVTTGIGYNVDKVKAVLGKDAPVNSWDLIFKPENLEKLKSCGVSFLDAPSEVYASILHYLGKDPNSENASDYTGPANDLLLKLRPNIRYFHSSQYINDLANGDICVAIGWSGDVFQAANRAKEAKNGVNIAYSIPKEGALAYFDTFAITSDAKNKDAAYKFLNYLLEPKVAADISNYVYYANANKEATQYLNADVRNNPAIYPPADVRSKLFTLKVQSPKIDRVITRAWTKVKSGK; encoded by the coding sequence ATGCCCATTCCCGTAAAATCATGGTTATCGGGTGTTATTACCGGTGTGTTGATGGCAGGCTCGGCATCGGTTATGGCTGCGGAGCAACAGACACTGCATATTTACAACTGGTCTGATTATATTGCGCCGGATACGCTGAAAAACTTCACTAAAGAAACCGGCATTAAAGTGGTGTACGACGTTTTCGACTCCAATGAAGTATTGGAAGGCAAGCTAATGGCCGGAAGCACCGGCTATGATCTTGTGGTGCCATCGTCGAGCTTCCTGGAACGTCAGTCACAGGCCGGGATCTTTGAACCTATCGATAAGTCTAAGCTGCCGAACTATAAAAACCTCGATCCAGAAATGTTGAAGCTGGCGGCGCAGAATGATCATGACAATAAATATGGCGTGCCTTATATGCAGGTTACGACCGGTATTGGCTACAACGTCGATAAAGTCAAAGCCGTGCTGGGTAAAGATGCGCCGGTAAATAGCTGGGATCTAATCTTCAAGCCGGAAAACCTTGAGAAGCTGAAAAGCTGCGGGGTGTCGTTCCTTGATGCGCCGAGCGAAGTGTACGCCAGCATTCTGCATTACCTGGGTAAAGATCCAAACAGTGAAAATGCCAGCGACTACACCGGCCCGGCTAACGATCTTTTGCTGAAGCTGCGCCCAAACATTCGCTATTTCCACTCTTCGCAATACATCAACGATCTGGCTAATGGTGATATCTGCGTGGCGATCGGCTGGTCTGGTGATGTATTCCAGGCGGCAAACCGTGCTAAAGAGGCGAAAAACGGCGTCAACATCGCCTATAGCATCCCGAAAGAGGGGGCGCTGGCCTATTTCGATACCTTTGCCATCACCAGCGATGCCAAAAATAAAGATGCGGCATATAAGTTCCTGAATTATTTGCTGGAGCCAAAAGTCGCCGCAGATATCAGTAACTATGTCTACTATGCCAACGCCAACAAAGAAGCCACTCAATATCTGAATGCAGACGTGCGCAATAATCCGGCGATTTATCCTCCGGCGGACGTGCGCTCTAAGCTGTTCACTCTAAAAGTTCAGTCTCCAAAAATCGATCGCGTTATTACCCGCGCCTGGACCAAGGTTAAGTCTGGTAAATAA
- the rimK gene encoding putative alpha-L-glutamate ligase: protein MKIALLSRDANLWSCRRLKEAAMRRGHLVEILDPLSCYMNINPAAPTIHYKGRQLPHFDAVIPRIGSAITYYGTAVLRQFEMQGSYPLNESVAITRARDKLRALQLLARQGIDLPITGIAHSPDDTADLIAMVGGAPLVVKLVEGTQGIGVVLAETRQAAESVIDAFRGLNAHILVQEYIKEAQGKDIRCLVVGDRVVGAIERQAKEGEFRSNLHRGGSARRVEITEREREIALRATSTLGLDVAGVDILRADRGPLVMEVNASPGLEGIEKTTGLNIAGTMIDWIERHARPGYHPKTGG, encoded by the coding sequence GTGAAGATTGCGCTGTTATCCCGCGATGCTAATTTGTGGTCATGCCGCCGCCTTAAAGAGGCCGCAATGCGGCGTGGCCACCTGGTTGAAATTCTCGACCCGCTGTCGTGCTATATGAATATCAACCCCGCAGCGCCCACTATCCACTATAAAGGCCGCCAGCTGCCCCATTTTGATGCGGTTATTCCCCGTATTGGTTCAGCCATTACCTATTACGGAACGGCCGTGCTGCGTCAGTTTGAAATGCAGGGCAGTTATCCACTCAATGAATCTGTCGCAATTACCCGCGCCCGTGACAAGCTGCGGGCATTGCAGCTATTGGCCCGTCAGGGAATTGATTTGCCGATAACCGGCATTGCCCATTCGCCAGATGATACCGCCGACCTTATTGCAATGGTGGGCGGCGCGCCGCTAGTGGTGAAACTGGTGGAAGGTACTCAGGGGATAGGCGTCGTACTGGCCGAAACGCGTCAAGCGGCTGAAAGCGTTATCGATGCCTTTCGCGGCCTGAACGCTCATATTTTGGTGCAGGAATATATTAAAGAAGCGCAGGGTAAGGATATCCGCTGCCTGGTGGTGGGCGATCGGGTTGTGGGGGCCATTGAGCGCCAGGCTAAAGAAGGGGAGTTTCGTTCTAACTTGCATCGCGGCGGCAGCGCCCGTCGGGTGGAGATTACTGAACGGGAGCGTGAAATTGCGCTGCGCGCCACCAGCACCCTGGGGCTGGACGTTGCGGGAGTCGATATCCTGCGTGCCGATCGCGGACCGCTGGTGATGGAAGTCAACGCTTCGCCCGGCCTTGAGGGGATCGAAAAAACGACCGGGCTTAATATCGCCGGAACGATGATCGACTGGATCGAGCGCCACGCCCGGCCCGGCTATCATCCGAAAACCGGTGGCTAA